In the Halovulum dunhuangense genome, one interval contains:
- a CDS encoding phage minor head protein, producing MKTITYTEAYRMAFVEYLRRGTPIRLSLKQVGITDQYVWRTRRDERVRRSHRMNDGRVFSWADPPATGHPGEDYNCRCEAVRFVAGETEFGFHEFTTSLDSSYTCWANRDFVRHYYNGGGRAVTLLEIGHLREIAEQYAYGDGAEGAFRRLADQVADEARASGAGSLSYDFGAPYDFGDVAFSHGDGVVRGVFVGRVDDRGAMLRITGETTFEFRDSFEDPLDIGIEAGGTPYAITGDWTARFSAEVVKDAGRSEYGRVGRR from the coding sequence ATCAAGACCATCACCTATACCGAGGCCTATCGTATGGCCTTCGTTGAATACCTTCGCCGGGGAACGCCGATCCGCCTGTCGCTGAAACAGGTCGGGATCACGGATCAGTATGTCTGGCGCACTCGACGCGACGAGCGCGTGCGGAGGTCGCACCGGATGAACGACGGCCGCGTGTTCTCGTGGGCCGATCCGCCTGCCACCGGGCATCCTGGCGAGGACTACAACTGCCGTTGCGAGGCCGTCCGGTTCGTGGCTGGCGAGACCGAGTTCGGATTTCACGAGTTCACCACGAGCCTTGACTCGAGCTATACTTGTTGGGCCAACCGCGATTTCGTGCGCCACTACTATAATGGCGGCGGGCGCGCTGTGACCCTGCTGGAGATCGGACACCTGCGAGAGATTGCCGAGCAGTACGCCTATGGCGATGGGGCCGAGGGCGCGTTCCGCCGCCTTGCCGACCAGGTCGCGGATGAAGCGCGCGCGTCGGGCGCGGGGTCGCTCAGCTACGACTTCGGCGCTCCGTACGATTTTGGTGATGTCGCATTCTCCCATGGCGACGGCGTGGTTCGCGGAGTCTTCGTCGGTCGCGTCGACGACCGCGGCGCGATGCTCCGGATCACCGGCGAGACCACCTTCGAGTTCCGCGACAGCTTCGAGGACCCTCTTGACATCGGCATTGAGGCCGGTGGCACACCGTATGCGATCACCGGCGACTGGACAGCGCGCTTCTCCGCCGAGGTGGTGAAGGACGCCGGGAGGAGCGAGTACGGCAGGGTGGGTCGGCGGTGA
- a CDS encoding site-specific integrase, producing the protein MNEFRDRLLLNGRSEHLTRRALSVLKLLLDHAIDNGQLFTNAAQGVRVIKSSRIDYKAPVPSKETIRALIETAEEDFKPHLIVSALTGLRASELRGLRWQDVDFEKGFIYVRQRADAYNQMGEPKSRAGYRDIPAGPMVLNALRRWKLRCPKSDLGLVFPAPRGGVLQHTNTQSLFRKLREEVGVKLRWHDLRHFAVSLWIEQGFSIKEVMTFAGHSSIQMTMERYGHLFPSPDHQNAMAEVEAKLLG; encoded by the coding sequence GTGAACGAATTCCGCGACCGACTGCTGCTGAACGGCCGATCCGAGCATCTGACCCGCCGCGCGCTCTCGGTGCTGAAGCTGCTGCTCGACCACGCCATCGACAACGGCCAGCTTTTCACCAACGCGGCGCAGGGCGTCCGGGTGATCAAGTCGAGCCGGATCGACTACAAGGCGCCGGTGCCGTCCAAGGAGACGATCCGCGCGCTGATCGAGACGGCCGAGGAGGACTTCAAACCCCACCTGATCGTCTCGGCCCTGACTGGCCTGCGCGCCTCGGAACTGCGTGGCCTGCGCTGGCAGGACGTGGATTTCGAGAAGGGATTCATCTACGTGCGCCAGCGCGCAGACGCCTACAACCAGATGGGCGAGCCGAAATCGCGCGCGGGCTATCGCGATATCCCGGCCGGGCCGATGGTGCTGAACGCCCTGCGCCGCTGGAAACTGCGCTGCCCGAAGAGCGACCTCGGGCTGGTGTTCCCCGCGCCGCGCGGTGGCGTCCTCCAGCACACCAATACGCAATCCCTGTTCCGCAAGCTGCGGGAGGAGGTCGGCGTGAAGCTGCGCTGGCACGACCTGCGTCATTTCGCGGTGTCGCTCTGGATCGAGCAGGGCTTCTCGATCAAGGAGGTGATGACCTTCGCGGGCCATTCCTCGATCCAGATGACAATGGAGCGCTACGGCCACCTGTTCCCGTCGCCCGACCACCAGAACGCCATGGCCGAGGTCGAGGCCAAGCTGCTGGGGTGA